GAATTTTATTGATATTTTACATGAGCAGATGTAACAGCCCATGGGCCAAGTTGGGCCAAAAATTGAGTACCATGCATGAGGCATGGTAGCTCTAAGAGTAGTCCCAAATGGTAAGTGGAGAGTGAGATGAGCCAACTTAAATAGCTAGCTCTAGGAAGCATTGTAACCTTCGCTTAACTCTTTTACGCGAAGCGAGGACAAAAGCGTAAGCAGGTTGCAGTGTAGGTGTGGTCCACTCAGCGTGCAGAGTGGGCATGAGCCGATTTCCTGGGCTGAGTCGTTACACAAATGTTGACTGAGTTATCCACTCTTGTTTTCACATGGTGGAAATATTCCAGATTCAACTAAATCCATTCTGAATAAGGAAAAATGTGgtttaaaattttgaatttaTCTTAAAATACAATGGCATTGGAGTCCTGTTCATCAATGTGGCATTGGATAGGATAATAGAGATGGTTCATTATCTCTCCGTtaattcttcttccttcctatGAAAATGGTCACTTGCTCAGTGCATCCTTGGAGTATAGCCATGTCTGGCACCAATCTGATATTGGTATCACCCAAAGAATGTGAGAGCTAACATGCGCATTCTGAGTTCAGAATTCCCTTTAGATTGTTGGAATATTATCTTGAGAATCAGTTGTCGCTAGTTCAGTTTGCATCTTTGTTTTTAGTTCATAAATAATACTATTATTTAGTAGCTAATACAAGTCGCTAGTTGTTTCATAGGTTGACTTAACAGAATACATGGAGAGGCATGAGTTTGTGTTTGATGCTGTTTTGGATGATGATGTATCAAATGATAAGGTCAGTGGACCATTCAGAAATTATCTCGCTACAAGCTTCCAGGGCCTGTCTCCTAATGTTTCACTGTCCATTTAAGGTTTACAATGAAACGGTGGAACCCATTATTCCTGCCATTTTCCAGCGAACAAAGGCTACATGTTTTGCCTACGGTCAGACAGGCAAGTCTCATTTTATTTTGCAGATATTGGGTCTAATCAGTAATCACCATCTGAATAGATGTTTTATGCCCTTAATTGAAACATTTCCTCTGTGGGGAAAATAGTTAATCAGTCTATGATAGAGTAGGTAGAAGAAGGGCAAGATAAACCAGATCACCCTCCCTTGGAGGCTCTTAACTATTTAGGGTCTATATTCTTGCTTAATCTCAACTGATACGGGGCAGTCTCTTTTTATAGAGATGACCTACTGACCCCGTAAGCAAATATCTATCCAACTTCTCTTTGCTAACAAAGCATCTAATCCTAACCTAACCTAGGCTGTGGTACTGTTCACATGCTATAGTAACCGTGTGAGCAGTACGACCCTATCCTTTGCGCtatgctgctatgcttgtgggCCCAAGTCAGGTCCCACTACCATAACAGTCTACTCCTATGCTCTTTGCAAATATTAGACCTCGTGGTTGTTTCGTTCAGTCATGTTTCATACTTGTTCTTATCTGTGAGGTCGAACCACTTTTACCAATCCCTAACATTTACTGCCAGATCTATTTCAGGTAGTGGGAAAACGTATACCATGCAGCCACTACCCCTTAAAGCATCCCAGGATATTTTGAGACTAATACATTATACATACAGAAGCCAAGGCTTTCAATTGTTTGTCAGCTTCTTTGAGATTTACGGTGGAAAGCTTTTCGATCTTCTTAATAAGAAAAGGTCTTTCAGTTTCTACATTTTTTCCTGCAACATCTTTTTCCTCAAATTATCAACTGTTTAATCTTTATAATCTGTGCAGGAAACTCTGCATGAGGGAGGATGGTAAACAACAAGTGTGCATTGTGGGATTACAAGAGTATAGAGTTTCAGACGTTGAAATGATAAAGGAGCTCATTGAGAGAGGAAATGCTTGCAGAAGCACGGGAACTACTGGTGCAAATGAGGAGTCCTCCAGATCTCATGCAATACTTCAGCTTGCTATTAAAAAGGTGGTTGAGGGTAAGGAGTCTTCTCGAGTTGTTGGGAAGTTGTCCTTCATTGATCTTGCTGGCAGCGAGCGTGGTGCAGATACGACTGATAATGACAAGCAAACGAGGTCTTATTCGTAATACGTTTTCCTTCATCAGCTCATTTCACATAAGATAAACACTATTAGAATTTTCTTAATTACTTCTACATCACTATATTTGATTGTTCAGAATTGAAGGTGCTGAAATCAACAAAAGTTTGCTTGCTCTAAAGGAATGTATCAGAGCTCTTGACAACGATCAAGTTCATATTCCTTTCAGAGGAAGCAAACTAACAGAAGTTTTGCGAGATTCATTTATTGGAAACTCACGGACTGTGATGATCTCCTGCATTTCTCCAAATTCTGGATCATGCGAACACACACTAAATACACTGAGATATGCTGACAGGTAACATGTTCACTCTATTTGGTATTTTATAAAGAATTAACCTCATGGGAACGGAGCAATTTACAATACTGAATTTGGTCATCTTGTGCAGAGTCAAAAGCCTTTCTAAAGTAGGCACCAAGAAGGATGATCCACTTCCACCAGCCTCAAATATGAGAGAATCAAGTCCTGGGCCTCCTTTATCGAACCTTGATTACTGCGATGCTTCTGACGAGCTCAAAAGATATGGACTAAAGAAAACTGCACAAGATGATTCTTTACTTTCTAACATAAGCCGTGTTCCTAGTGGGAGGTTTGTTACACAAGGACCATTACCATACTTAAATCACGTTAATGAGCCCTCAAGGAGTTCCGCAAAAGGTAATGGCTATGAGTTATCAGAAGAGGGGTCTGAGCCAGATATACCCTTACAGAAAAGCAGTAGAGCTCCAACAAACTCAACTTCATCCATAGATGGAACCAGAAAGACTGCAACTCAAATGCAGTGGAAAAGTACACCTGAAGTACATGCTAATGGTCTGGATGCAGATGATGTGCTAGATGCCCTCTTGAAGGTCAGAACACTTTGTTCTTTATTCTTATTGTGATTTCTGGAGTTTCCGCAGCTATTACCCACAACTATGATAATTCTGTGATTACAACTTGGTATATACAAAATTTGGATTATGTAGTAATAAATCTCATGCATCCATATAAATTCCTTTTTGTACACAATGCTTTGCTCAGATTAGATCCTAGTTTGGTGTTCTTTGTCCCTATGAAACCATCAGGTCTTGACTCAGATTAATCGTTTTTTTAAATACTCTATACTTTGTTTTACTCAAttcaggaggaagaagatctGGTAATTGCTCACCGCAAACAAGTGCAGGAGAGTATTACCATCCTTAGAGAGGTACGCCCTCCATGCAGTTACGTCTCTTCACTTTTTCTATTCTACGGTCATGTTGTACTAGAacacaaacttttttttttgttgtataTGCAGGAGATGAAGCTGTTAGAGGAAGCAGACCAGCCAGGCAATCAGTTAGATGAGTACATAACAAGAATGAGCTTTATCATATCCAAGAAAGCAGCTGGTCTTATGAATTTGCAGGCACGCTTAGCACGTTTTCAACAGTGCCTTTCGGAGCAGAATGTTCTCGTAAATCAAAGCGATTTGTGAATGTTATGCTCAGACATGGTCACACCATGCGATGTTCACAGAAGTCAGGTCAGCATTGTGGTTACTGGTCGATGGATGAACCTGGAGAGTCTATTGTTCTGATGTGGATCGGAAACTTCTTGTTTGTCCATTTTATCACACAGACCTTGTTCATTTCCTCGGGCAAATCGGTAACTTCGGCATGCAAGTGTTTGATTGCATACGCTGCTGctattctttttgttttttcttcaatTCATCTTTACTACCCTTGCTACAGAGAAACTACAGTGTCCAACGAAGTTTTGGTACTGTAATTAATTGCAAAGAACTGAAGAAACACGAGCGCGTATTGCAGAGTTGGCCGGTCATTATAGGTGAATCATTTGTACAGTGTACATCCATAATTTGTTTGCTCTACGATGTAAGATTGGAAGATTGATCTGCTGCTTTGGACGTTCATCTTGTTTGCTCTACAGTGTACAATTTTGCTGGTATAGTGGTATGGATTGGAAACCACTTCTGTTTCTCCATTTTGTCAACTCGTTCATTTCCTCAGGCAAATCGGTAATTTTGGCTTGTCAACTCGTTCATTTCCTCAGGCAAATCGGTAATTTTGGCATGTAAGTGTTTGATTGCGTATTCTCTCCATCCTAAAAAACAAGTAATTCTAAGTTTGTTTTTGTCCTAAGTAAAActttttaagtttgaccaagtttataaaaaatataaatatttatgatacGAAATAAGTGTCATAAAATTCATATTCATCATGAGAtacattttcataatatatctatttgatgtcataaatgtTAGTATTTTTCTATGTAAAATTGGTTAAAGTTGAGAAAATTGActtaaaacaaacaaaaaatgattttttttacagaGGGAGTATACTGCTgctattctttttattttttttgggttaaattcatCTTTATTACCTTTGCTACAGGAATATACTGTGAAGCAAAGTTTTATATGCAGTAATTAATTACAAAGAACTGAATAAGCACGATTGCGTATTGCATAGTTGGTCATGTATAGTTGAACCATCTTATAAGATCGGATGGTTGATGCTACTGCTTTGCACGTTCATACACGATGAAAATATATGTTTATTAACCATGCGCGGCGACCAATTTGTGCGCCTTTTATACTTCCTGTACCCTTTGAGTGATGATCTCTGGAGTTAGCAATGGAGCTAGTAATgacttagagcatctccaacatcCCTAAAAACTGTCAGGATAACTAAAAACAGTCAAAAAAGCTGCTCCAACGACTTTGTTATATGGATTGCTATCCCTAAGACTAACTCCAGCAATAGCCCTTAAACCAAAACCCTAAAGGTTGAATGGAgttctctctattttttcaGGAGCCATAAAAATGTTTTCAACTCCAGCAATAACTCCTATGGATAAAGGACTCCCTAGAGACCCCCTAGGAATGGAGGGTGGAGGGAGGAATTTGGAGGCCTCTCCAAAATAGAGAGTTAAGCAGACGGCCTGTTGgagtgtgtttttttttacttgaccCTCTAGGTAGGAGTTGCTCTAAATTATTTAGGCCATGATCCAAATTTCTCTCTCCTATATGCAagaagcctctgccgcgccacatgcactggcgcggcggatCCCTGCCATGCTGGCGCGGCGCGTTGCCGGGACAGGTAGGCGCTGACGTGGGCCGGCGCTTGCTGCGCCAGCctgcctggcgcggcagcgccccTCCTACACGCATGCTGGCTTCTTCCTCtatccctcctctcttcctcctctagaACACCCGCGCCCgagctcctccacgccgccggccactgccccacccccaaatcccccAAATCTCTAGCGATTTGGCTTGGGGAAAGTTGTGGAAATTGATCCCTGCGTCGTCTGGAAGGtatctgtggcggatccacttcggatctactgggttagacatgatttagccgcctgacatgcgacgctcctgcctaaaccgagtaaacacgaagtgccgtcggattctcgtccgatttaaccacttgaacatgaccgatttagcagactcacacgaaggtgagcggttccagagagtacaacaagtccacctatgttaacaaattaaccactagATTTAGTTGCGAAcataacatcagagttttacaagctttctgaaaacaacagaaggtaagtcactagcggaagcaatcgtcggggtcggatgtcctggtgaggctggccgggacatcactgatccctttcctcgccgtccgaggagggatcccactcgaccgtccagcccggcgggagctggggcggccaagcgccagcaagagaggggtcgggagcagcaacttcacctgaaaaacaggagccacaacagggcggagctactaagctcaacaagacttaaccgataggagtaaaactactccacacttctagacatgcagggctttctggctgaggggtttgcttgccaaaagcactaagtaaaaccctattttcaagttttagttccgattctaagttctttaaccagtctaggttttgcaacctattctaagtaatcatagagccaaacaaggtatgtatatcaaCAAAATCATGTCATTATCAGATTCCtcttttactcagggtgacatagcgatcaagcaatctcaaactgtgagacgcagacgaatcgattcgagttctttaaccatgcatggtgaacctagcctcacgacatccacgtacccggaggtcgcttcctgtgtcggccgtccccttcaatcccctaacccgtgtcgggcccatttcctttggtgcaaggttccacagacccggcctctgtcgttctgtggccacgcatgccaccacgtgcaacatccagcaggggaaactccgttccaagaacaatggggcgaccgctcacgtctaggttcaatcggtactaggcttcctcatcccatactaagtatgaggctagtactttcaaacacttgatcacgaacaccaccactgtcgggccttagcaagttttcatagacagacggggcaaccatccgtccaccaaagagttaccaaaccctgccccgtccatcgtccttatagttgtaacagaagggtagacatccaattcctacaactcgcgagtgacagggaatcactcggcttttaccgtttcctggttaagcaatgcaactactcggtccaacaactagtgctcagatcatggggataactaagtcatgcatctagggtttcaaacaactcctataagtaaatgcacaagcatgttacagaaggcatgcgcaagtttggaaaacaacgcatggttttcatgcaaccggggcttgccttcgagcaaagaggaagagaactgctcgacttcgggggcgacttcggcttcagcgggcaggagcccagctacagcttcgtcttctggcgccgggtgtagctcgtagaagccgtcagtgaggcgcagctctacacgaatgcaatgcaagagttagcatagacggttatttcaacagcaacacttgctcgcctgagcccagaaactcgcgacaaagagcaggagggtggggaggttcaagagagctggtgaagatcaagaggcaagggtcagaaaggaacttatgatctgatccttgaactagaggatgtggtatactagggatcctcagacgcaagcgctgaagggttcctaagttttacacatacaccctcgggttgaagaaaaagattacagccgagccctcgggcgaggcggataagggtcggcggaacagatagggtcgggcgagacggaaccggggtcgggcggataagaggggtcgggcgaagcgaactggggtcggcagcttaccttctccctacaaggaaagcttggggttgggaggaagcagacttgggcggagggactaaggctttgaacaacggctaagaccggcagtactccggtggtggtggtgcttcttgtggatcacaagtgagcttttacgcagcacggaggagcaagcggctgggtggcttgggaaaaatggaggggagctgagaggagagttcctcaagaactttagggggtggtgctaggagcttgagcagggagcaagagaatggctgagggctacaatggcggagggaactccggcgggctcgtgcattcctttttatagctgctggaacggggaagggaagcggcgcgggagagagaaggggagcggcgcgaaggccagggaggagcaatggagtgctctgccggagcggcgattgagcgaagagggcggtggtgcaggactcggggatgatgccagcggtcattgggttctgccgtcagggcggcgcaggagcgggtatgccggtggttgagatttggcggaggcgggcgtcgtcgtgcggaagatttgatagaagcgaccggtttaacagcgctagaatcgagggcgcacaggtgaaaagacatgcagccgcgggcgcgcgggcgagcgcggagtaacagattgtcgggcggttTCTGGCAGGGcgggggaaaaggagctgtcgctgccgtgttcggggttggcgatggaggaatcgtcgtgtagcggagaccaggcggcgcgactgagatcgaagtgacggaaaagacgggcgacatcgggctctgcgcccgggatctggcggtgtgatgatgggtgcgggaggcgagacgctgcagaaaggttgtagaggggcttccgccgccattggggaagggggcgcgagaatccattcggtcacGAGCCAGAGACAAGAccgagcggcgggcgtcggagaagatgagccacgcggcggggagactctgaagcgggcatgcaactcgagtgcgcctgtcgcggaagatctggaggAAAAAGATCTCAAGGGTCCACTGGTCGGACAGAACGGCGTTTGTGAAAGACTTGGAAGGATCTgacggtgagctgggtttgccggggtcgggatcggagcgaagcggggaggggtcgggtctcaggggtcggaaccgggcggaaggctgagcactcaggcgcggcaaaacaagacagatgactaagATCCAGGGCTAGGATTAAGGTTAACCCGGAAGATTAGGGACCGGTCATCACAGTATCCCCCTACTTTTTcccgtgttttaccgttgcatttggcagatcggaggatgtttaggtgacctagggttaggttgatgatttcaattttgaatgaaatgcaatgttgttatgtgttagatgatgcgtagttCAAACACAATAGAGTCTCTGTCCgtgatattgacgtgtagaacttgttgaatgcttcgatttaggtatatattcatccaattgtgtagtgtacatgacatgtgtattttttgtttgcaatatgTTCAATATGTGGAATGTGACCAATTGATATGTcaaatatgtgcaatgtgtagtgtacatgacatggtgaaatatttgtattttgtagatggatcgtttagttcgattttttgatggtggtattgtgaaacaaaatggggagttagaaaATATGAATGAGTCAGTTGATTTCTTCgagggtcctccaagttttactgatttagttgaccatgcaatgaggaagtatggatgtagagtggatgagatgagtTTGAGAGGATGTAGTTCACGAAGCAAAttttgcatgtttggaggttatagttgaAATTGTTCATATGCCTAgcccaaatgttgtcttgaGGGATGAAGTGGCAGTAGTGAAtcgtaatggtacccaggagtcagaaattttgcaacacgtgttaggtgaaacagaatcTGCTTTTGACTTGCCAtcgccaatgatgattttcccgaTAAcacttttgagagggatgaagcaaatagagatgatgatgatgtgtctatgggttccgaagatagtgAATCCGAGGAAGATGGGTAGTAGGTgtcgaggcagaggaggagtcaCCATCccagagtggtgggcatgaaaatGAGGACGAGGAGTTAGaatatgaagaggatggaccgcagttcgacaccgcaaccgtgcatAATGTAGAAGGCATTGGTCGTATGGACgaatgtttttcttacacccagaacGAGTTGCGGTTGTTGAAAGAACATGATGCCGAACTGCCATCCGTttccaatgataaggacatcagtacggtccacaaagccatatgtgaatctagtacgGTGAATTCCAAAGGGATACCCTttagtgagagtccagtgattaagaagggaatgaagttcaaaagtcttgaggagctgaagtttttcttggctgactacgtagtgaggttacatagaccttttagcgtagttcactccgacaagaacttaaggtacaatgtgatgtgcaagcaaagATGCCATTGGTGTGTATGGTCTCGGTTAATATCAAGCATCGGACAATGgaggatttcaaatgttgtgcaaccgcatacttgtcgttCTTCACAGCCGAAGCGAGTGCACGTCTAGTGCatagcaaagtaccttgggcggCATATCCTaagcattatccgtaaagacagcgagacatcggtgccatcgCTCGTGGAGTCCTTCTTCGCCTTTAGTGGATACCGTGTCAAGTATTCAAAGGCTTGTCGGGCGAAGCAACATGCCGTTGCCCTACTTTGGGGGGACTGAAA
Above is a genomic segment from Setaria viridis chromosome 4, Setaria_viridis_v4.0, whole genome shotgun sequence containing:
- the LOC117852274 gene encoding kinesin-like protein KIN-13B; this encodes MSGAAAIGSRSGRWATASSSSSAATAVVQPQAEYGRRTWALEPPMAAAGAAAADGEYSPGLLDLHSLDTELLTDMPAAGSYDTDTAFYYDGDQSFNESSFATSNPNTVSKSSSVAKIKVVVRKRPLNKKEISRKEEDIITVDAYANSLTVHETKLKVDLTEYMERHEFVFDAVLDDDVSNDKVYNETVEPIIPAIFQRTKATCFAYGQTGNGKTYTMQPLPLKASQDILRLIHYTYRSQGFQLFVSFFEIYGGKLFDLLNKKRKLCMREDGKQQVCIVGLQEYRVSDVEMIKELIERGNACRSTGTTGANEESSRSHAILQLAIKKVVEGKESSRVVGKLSFIDLAGSERGADTTDNDKQTRIEGAEINKSLLALKECIRALDNDQVHIPFRGSKLTEVLRDSFIGNSRTVMISCISPNSGSCEHTLNTLRYADRVKSLSKVGTKKDDPLPPASNMRESSPGPPLSNLDYCDASDELKRYGLKKTAQDDSLLSNISRVPSGRFVTQGPLPYLNHVNEPSRSSAKGNGYELSEEGSEPDIPLQKSSRAPTNSTSSIDGTRKTATQMQWKSTPEVHANGLDADDVLDALLKEEEDLVIAHRKQVQESITILREEMKLLEEADQPGNQLDEYITRMSFIISKKAAGLMNLQARLARFQQCLSEQNVLVNQSDL